In the genome of Olsenella profusa DSM 13989, one region contains:
- a CDS encoding RnfABCDGE type electron transport complex subunit D — translation MSREPNVTLSLGPAPQLVTPVTTRTIMRNVLIALAPCLVASLVLFGLDALRVTATSVVACVLLEWLWCRLRKVPSTVGDLSAAVTGVLLAFNIPAGMPTYMVVVGAFVAIILIKELFGGIGCNFANPAIMGRIVLSIAFPAAMTTWVVPRVTLSSVDAVSSATMLAPSATRIPLWDMFVGTEMGTLGETSALAILVGLAYLLATHTITWHIPVVYVGLVFVLSALMGLDAPAQVLSGGLMLGAVFMAPDYPTATITPQGKVAYAIGLALITCLIRFWGNMNEGCAYAILFMNLLAPYINELTVDTPLGGTRPSLRVRLRDRGGETHE, via the coding sequence ATGTCGAGGGAACCCAACGTAACGCTCTCGCTGGGGCCGGCACCCCAGCTCGTGACGCCCGTCACCACGCGCACCATCATGCGGAACGTCCTCATCGCCCTGGCACCCTGCCTCGTGGCGTCCCTCGTCCTCTTCGGCCTCGATGCCCTGCGCGTCACGGCGACCTCCGTCGTCGCGTGCGTGCTCCTCGAGTGGCTGTGGTGCCGTCTCAGGAAGGTCCCGAGCACCGTGGGCGACCTCTCGGCCGCGGTCACGGGTGTCCTTCTGGCCTTCAACATACCAGCGGGCATGCCCACCTACATGGTCGTGGTCGGTGCCTTCGTGGCCATCATCCTCATCAAGGAGCTCTTCGGAGGCATCGGCTGCAACTTCGCCAACCCAGCCATCATGGGGCGCATCGTGCTGTCCATAGCCTTCCCCGCGGCCATGACCACCTGGGTGGTCCCGCGCGTCACGCTCTCCTCCGTCGACGCGGTGAGCTCGGCCACCATGCTCGCCCCCTCGGCGACCAGGATCCCCCTCTGGGACATGTTCGTGGGTACCGAGATGGGCACCCTCGGAGAGACGAGCGCCCTGGCCATCCTGGTGGGACTCGCCTACCTCCTGGCCACCCACACCATCACCTGGCATATCCCCGTCGTCTACGTGGGCCTCGTCTTCGTCCTCTCGGCCCTCATGGGGTTGGACGCCCCGGCCCAGGTGCTCTCGGGCGGCCTCATGCTGGGCGCCGTCTTCATGGCGCCGGACTATCCCACTGCCACGATCACGCCCCAGGGCAAGGTGGCCTATGCCATCGGCCTCGCCCTCATCACCTGCCTCATCCGCTTCTGGGGCAACATGAACGAGGGCTGCGCCTACGCGATCCTCTTCATGAACCTCCTCGCCCCCTACATCAACGAGCTCACGGTGGACACGCCCCTCGGCGGCACCAGGCCCAGCCTGCGCGTGCGGCTGCGGGACCGGGGAGGTGAGACCCATGAGTAG
- a CDS encoding FMN-binding protein has translation MSRPREGAILPLVLKAGRPVFVLVAICLVASAPLALVNALTAPVIADAARERAQATYRSLMPDAARFEEVPCEVEGVTTALRALDATGAPIGYVVVAEAQGYGGELPIAVSFFLDGSVGSIVAMDNEETPGLGKRVAEPDFSDQFVGRPAEEVALADVDTISGATISSKAYVLAFNRAIEAYQEVQG, from the coding sequence ATGAGTAGGCCACGGGAGGGGGCGATCCTCCCCCTCGTCCTCAAGGCGGGCCGGCCTGTCTTCGTGCTCGTTGCCATCTGTCTCGTGGCGAGCGCGCCGCTCGCCCTCGTCAATGCCCTGACGGCTCCTGTCATCGCCGATGCGGCGCGGGAGCGCGCCCAGGCCACCTACCGCTCCCTCATGCCCGACGCTGCGCGCTTCGAGGAGGTCCCCTGCGAGGTCGAGGGCGTCACCACGGCGCTGCGCGCGCTCGATGCGACGGGCGCGCCCATCGGCTATGTGGTGGTGGCCGAGGCTCAGGGCTATGGTGGGGAGCTTCCCATCGCCGTCTCCTTCTTCCTCGATGGCAGCGTCGGGAGTATCGTTGCCATGGACAACGAGGAGACGCCGGGCTTGGGCAAGCGGGTCGCAGAGCCCGACTTCTCTGACCAGTTCGTGGGACGTCCCGCCGAGGAGGTCGCCCTCGCGGACGTTGACACCATCAGTGGGGCGACTATCTCCTCGAAGGCATACGTCCTGGCGTTCAACCGGGCGATCGAGGCATACCAGGAGGTGCAGGGATGA
- the rsxE gene encoding electron transport complex subunit RsxE, with product MSERNEGAKDGRTPALSGVFSQGILKDNPVLRQMLGLCSTLAITTAVTNGIGMGAATTFVLVCSGVVVSLLRRVIPTTVRLPAYITIVASFVTLVQMLVRAHAPALDESLGIYLPLIVVNCIVLGRAEAFASKGTPVRAAADGLGMGVGYTLALVLVSAIRELLGAGTLLGVRLLPPTVEPLLIMVTPAGGFATLSVVMAASIWLEQARQRRAGLAARPSRTAEEVCASCDLGCMTAGSECVGPDVGVSLVRTEGALAGSGEGGEA from the coding sequence ATGAGCGAGAGGAACGAGGGGGCCAAAGACGGGCGGACACCGGCCCTGTCAGGGGTGTTCTCCCAGGGGATCCTCAAGGACAACCCCGTCCTGCGCCAGATGCTCGGGCTCTGTTCGACGCTGGCCATCACCACGGCGGTCACGAACGGCATCGGCATGGGGGCGGCCACCACCTTCGTGCTCGTGTGCTCCGGGGTCGTGGTGTCGCTCCTCAGGCGGGTGATCCCCACCACGGTGCGCCTGCCGGCCTACATCACCATCGTCGCGAGCTTCGTCACCCTCGTGCAGATGCTTGTCAGGGCCCATGCGCCCGCCCTCGACGAGAGCCTGGGCATCTACCTGCCGCTCATCGTCGTCAACTGCATCGTCCTCGGGCGTGCCGAGGCCTTCGCCTCCAAGGGCACGCCCGTGAGGGCGGCAGCGGACGGCCTGGGCATGGGGGTGGGCTACACGCTTGCCCTGGTGCTCGTCTCGGCCATCCGCGAGCTTCTGGGCGCGGGCACCCTCCTGGGGGTGCGTCTGCTGCCTCCCACCGTGGAGCCCCTGCTCATCATGGTCACGCCGGCGGGGGGCTTCGCCACCCTCTCCGTCGTGATGGCGGCCTCCATCTGGCTGGAGCAGGCCCGGCAGCGCCGGGCGGGCCTGGCCGCCCGTCCGTCCCGCACGGCGGAGGAGGTCTGCGCGTCATGCGACCTGGGCTGCATGACGGCTGGCAGCGAGTGCGTCGGGCCTGACGTGGGGGTCTCCCTCGTGCGGACCGAG